A single Armatimonadota bacterium DNA region contains:
- a CDS encoding TolC family protein: MKTAFLIPLFGLTAHASAQPLTLDQALGSARQTRPAIAAARLRSSQAAKTRDSLGAYPALRLHAGVTDPLATGGSDDDLVLTQPLDVFGRTSAARRSGDALVAFAEAHVRRTVLDVQSEVVEAYIAAASSNELVRSAEKIEDIYVRLYDATRRRVDEGVEPGFHLTQVSLDLGQARLKTKLRKGERQAAYERLASLIGRTVPDEGVEGIPRLEGTAVVPPVPGDVRPDLQVLAAELQAAQAELRAARLVGAPELELQARRTPWQESDGRFGFRVQLNVPLFDFGRARSETAAARAKVEAAEKALADARSIADGERRSARTEVAAAEGQVMEHAALVGQARELVERLRPGLTEQATTLIEVLDASRVLRDIEQAHVEAQARLASARAKLLRAEGRVLEVGP; encoded by the coding sequence TTGAAGACCGCATTCCTCATCCCGCTTTTCGGGCTGACCGCTCACGCGTCGGCCCAGCCCTTGACCCTTGACCAAGCCCTTGGGTCTGCCCGTCAGACCCGACCGGCCATCGCCGCCGCTCGACTCCGTTCGTCACAGGCGGCCAAGACCCGCGACTCTCTGGGCGCCTACCCGGCACTCAGGTTGCACGCCGGCGTCACGGACCCTCTTGCCACCGGAGGCAGCGACGACGATCTGGTCCTGACCCAACCGCTCGACGTCTTCGGAAGGACGTCCGCCGCGCGCCGCTCTGGCGACGCCCTCGTGGCCTTTGCCGAAGCCCATGTCAGGCGGACCGTGCTCGACGTCCAGTCAGAAGTCGTCGAAGCGTACATCGCCGCCGCCTCGTCGAACGAACTCGTCCGGAGCGCTGAGAAGATCGAAGACATCTACGTCCGCCTCTACGACGCCACGCGCAGGCGGGTGGACGAGGGCGTCGAACCTGGGTTCCACCTCACACAGGTTTCGCTGGACTTGGGGCAGGCCCGTCTCAAGACGAAGCTGCGCAAAGGCGAGCGTCAGGCCGCATATGAAAGGCTTGCTTCGCTGATCGGTCGGACCGTTCCGGACGAAGGCGTCGAAGGGATCCCGAGACTCGAAGGCACGGCGGTCGTACCGCCCGTCCCCGGCGATGTCAGGCCAGACCTCCAAGTCCTGGCCGCAGAACTTCAAGCTGCCCAAGCCGAACTGCGGGCCGCACGCTTGGTCGGCGCCCCCGAACTCGAACTACAAGCCCGTAGGACGCCATGGCAAGAGTCGGACGGGCGGTTCGGGTTCCGCGTCCAACTGAACGTCCCGCTCTTCGATTTTGGAAGGGCCCGCTCAGAAACGGCAGCGGCGAGGGCGAAAGTCGAAGCCGCCGAGAAGGCGCTGGCCGACGCGCGGTCGATCGCAGACGGTGAGCGCAGGTCCGCCCGGACCGAAGTCGCGGCGGCCGAGGGTCAGGTCATGGAGCACGCCGCGTTGGTCGGTCAGGCCCGTGAACTCGTCGAGCGCCTCCGTCCCGGTCTGACGGAACAAGCGACGACTCTGATCGAAGTCCTGGACGCGTCCCGCGTGTTGCGGGACATCGAGCAAGCCCACGTAGAGGCCCAAGCCCGGCTGGCGTCGGCCCGGGCCAAGCTCCTGAGGGCCGAGGGCCGTGTGTTGGAGGTCGGCCCATGA
- a CDS encoding efflux RND transporter periplasmic adaptor subunit: protein MTRLYWLSVLVVFLSGCRPGPVAKAGEPGHGEDVHEETGHSEEIVLTREAVETAGIQVATVRRLPVQMQIEAPGTVSNTSQGRAVVTPPVAGKVVRLLVKVGDTVRAGQALVVMQSSDLALAAATVTEGQKTVMSARGAVDEAVAGVKAAESRLATSEQSLARQRNFAKTGAFSQPALQAAQRELADAEAELERGRQDQGLHQAQLERAERLYRQELISRTELEQARLEVATDTIRQKNAERRIDLAKSAFQREQRIVEQNLTNAKEVQTAEGDVRAARQDLQQARIRHEASLTGLRAAQRGLQAAQSVYRAQAGNNPASGGTVTVTSPIGGVVTERTVTIGQAVERTDEMCEVENLTSVVVVAHVPERQASAAAVGRPATVSVDAIPGRRWPGIVQVVGSRLDEKGRTVPVHVLVDNRSGALKANMFATVSLAVGPGAAALTVDASALVQEGGTSVVYVEVEPGHFEERAVQTGRRQGDTVEVTSGLVAGEKVVVKGTFVLKSEKVKSGLKGHEH, encoded by the coding sequence ATGACGCGGCTTTACTGGCTCTCCGTTCTCGTTGTCTTCCTGTCGGGATGCCGACCGGGCCCCGTCGCGAAAGCGGGCGAGCCGGGACACGGTGAAGACGTCCACGAGGAGACCGGACACTCGGAAGAGATCGTCCTGACAAGGGAAGCCGTGGAGACGGCCGGGATCCAAGTCGCGACGGTCCGGCGCCTTCCCGTCCAAATGCAGATCGAGGCTCCGGGGACGGTCTCGAACACGTCGCAGGGGCGCGCCGTCGTCACCCCTCCCGTCGCGGGGAAGGTCGTCCGGCTCCTCGTCAAGGTCGGCGACACGGTCCGGGCCGGACAGGCCCTTGTCGTGATGCAGTCGTCGGACCTCGCGCTCGCGGCCGCGACCGTGACCGAAGGTCAGAAGACGGTGATGTCGGCGCGCGGGGCTGTGGACGAAGCCGTTGCAGGAGTCAAAGCCGCTGAGTCCCGATTGGCGACGTCCGAACAAAGCCTGGCCCGACAGCGGAACTTCGCCAAGACCGGAGCGTTCAGCCAACCCGCCCTCCAAGCCGCACAACGGGAGTTGGCCGACGCCGAGGCCGAACTGGAGCGGGGCCGCCAAGACCAGGGATTGCACCAAGCGCAACTCGAGCGCGCCGAGCGTTTGTACCGACAGGAGCTGATTTCGCGTACGGAACTGGAGCAGGCGCGGCTCGAAGTCGCGACGGACACGATCCGCCAGAAGAACGCCGAACGCCGGATCGACCTGGCCAAGTCGGCCTTTCAACGCGAACAGCGGATCGTCGAGCAAAACCTCACGAACGCGAAAGAGGTCCAAACCGCGGAAGGGGACGTTCGGGCTGCCCGACAGGACCTCCAGCAAGCGCGCATCCGGCACGAGGCTTCGCTGACCGGGCTCCGCGCCGCCCAGCGCGGTCTCCAAGCGGCGCAGTCGGTCTACCGGGCCCAAGCCGGCAACAATCCGGCGAGCGGAGGGACCGTCACGGTCACGTCACCGATCGGCGGGGTCGTCACGGAAAGGACCGTCACCATCGGTCAGGCTGTAGAACGGACAGACGAAATGTGCGAGGTGGAGAACCTGACGAGCGTCGTCGTCGTGGCGCACGTCCCGGAACGTCAGGCTTCGGCGGCGGCCGTCGGACGGCCTGCCACGGTCTCGGTGGACGCCATTCCCGGACGCCGATGGCCGGGGATCGTCCAGGTCGTGGGGAGCCGCTTGGACGAGAAGGGCCGGACCGTCCCGGTCCATGTCCTTGTCGACAACCGGTCGGGGGCCCTGAAAGCGAACATGTTCGCGACGGTGTCCCTCGCCGTCGGGCCCGGCGCGGCCGCGCTGACCGTCGACGCGTCCGCCCTGGTCCAAGAAGGCGGCACGTCGGTCGTCTACGTCGAAGTCGAACCGGGCCACTTCGAAGAAAGGGCGGTGCAGACCGGGCGCCGACAAGGCGACACCGTCGAAGTGACGAGCGGACTGGTAGCCGGTGAGAAAGTCGTCGTCAAAGGGACGTTCGTGCTCAAGAGCGAGAAGGTCAAGAGCGGACTGAAAGGACACGAACACTGA
- the lon gene encoding endopeptidase La, translating to MGIEDEPKPDIPDVLNLLPLRDSVVYPMLIAPLSVARPAAIELIDDSVASSNRVIGTIAQREAKTDEPGFDDVYEYGCAVIIRTLMKTPDTVRMIVQGVSRFRIVEKLQDKPYLRARIEVIEEPALDPASAEEVEALRRSVAALFDQAVRLAPQLPDELRSLTTAVQEPNVMADLVAAHMPMSVEAKETILETLDLKERLRKLLEILGREVRVLELSSKVQSEVTAELSKNQRDYYLREQLKAIQRELGEEDEAGDDLVEIRQRIDESQMPAEALKEVNREFDRLRRINPGSPEYTVARTYVETMVALPWSKTTVDNLDLQRVREVLDEDHFGLEKIKQRIVEFLAVRKVKQDGPVRQPILCFYGPPGVGKTSLGRSIARAMDRKFVRISLGGMRDEAEIRGHRRTYIGALPGQIILGLRRAESNNPVFILDEIDKLGQDFRGDPASALLEVLDPEQNFSFRDHYVDAPFDLSNVFFITTANRMDTVPGPLRDRMEVIELGGYTEEEKLQIAVKHLVPKQITEHGLKPSKLEFQDRALVHVIRHYTREAGVRNLDREIASVVRKATLRFAEGRTAKLTVTVKFVEEALGAPRFLHDPVTERELIPGMAVGLAWTPVGGSILFIEAVKFPGKGLIVTGQLGDVMRESVTAALSYVRSHANELKISDDVFEKNEIHVHVPEGSTPKDGPSAGITMLTALTSLFTGRRVKSRLAMTGEVTLTGQVLPIGGVKEKVLAAHRAGVVELILPQENKKDYDEEVPAAIRSQLKAHFVEKASDVLKLALERLPAQSSKL from the coding sequence GAAGACGGACGAGCCGGGGTTCGACGACGTCTACGAGTACGGCTGCGCGGTGATCATCCGCACGCTGATGAAGACGCCGGACACGGTGCGCATGATCGTGCAGGGCGTGTCGCGGTTCCGCATCGTCGAGAAGCTGCAGGACAAGCCGTACCTTCGGGCGAGGATCGAAGTCATCGAAGAGCCGGCGCTGGATCCCGCAAGCGCGGAGGAGGTCGAGGCGTTGCGCCGTTCGGTGGCGGCGTTGTTCGACCAGGCCGTGCGCCTGGCGCCGCAGTTGCCGGACGAGCTCCGCAGTTTGACCACGGCGGTGCAGGAGCCGAACGTGATGGCCGACCTCGTGGCCGCGCACATGCCGATGTCGGTCGAGGCCAAGGAGACGATCCTCGAGACGCTCGACTTGAAGGAGCGGCTGCGCAAGTTGCTGGAGATCCTGGGGCGCGAGGTGCGCGTGCTGGAACTTTCGAGCAAGGTGCAGAGCGAAGTCACGGCCGAACTGAGCAAGAACCAGCGCGACTACTACCTGCGCGAGCAGCTGAAGGCGATCCAGCGGGAGCTCGGCGAAGAGGACGAGGCGGGCGACGACCTGGTCGAGATCCGGCAACGTATCGACGAATCGCAGATGCCGGCCGAAGCCTTGAAGGAAGTCAACCGCGAGTTCGACCGCCTGCGCAGGATCAACCCCGGCTCGCCGGAGTACACGGTGGCGCGGACGTACGTGGAAACCATGGTCGCGTTGCCGTGGAGCAAGACGACGGTCGACAACCTCGATCTGCAACGGGTACGGGAAGTCCTCGACGAGGACCACTTCGGGCTGGAGAAGATCAAACAACGCATCGTGGAGTTCCTTGCCGTGCGCAAGGTGAAGCAAGACGGGCCGGTGCGGCAACCGATCCTTTGTTTCTATGGCCCTCCCGGCGTGGGTAAGACCTCGCTCGGCCGCTCGATCGCGCGGGCGATGGACCGGAAGTTCGTCCGCATCTCGCTCGGCGGGATGAGGGACGAGGCCGAGATCCGCGGGCACCGCCGGACGTACATCGGCGCTTTGCCGGGGCAGATCATCCTCGGTCTGAGGCGCGCCGAGTCCAACAACCCGGTCTTCATCCTCGACGAGATCGACAAACTCGGTCAGGACTTCCGTGGCGACCCCGCTTCGGCCCTGCTCGAAGTGCTCGATCCGGAGCAGAACTTCTCGTTCCGCGACCATTATGTCGACGCTCCGTTCGACCTGAGCAACGTGTTCTTCATCACGACCGCGAACCGGATGGACACGGTTCCGGGGCCGTTGCGCGACCGCATGGAGGTCATCGAGCTCGGTGGCTATACGGAAGAGGAAAAGTTGCAGATCGCGGTCAAGCACCTCGTGCCGAAACAGATCACCGAGCACGGGCTCAAGCCTTCGAAGCTGGAATTCCAGGACCGGGCGCTCGTGCACGTCATCCGGCACTACACCCGCGAAGCGGGGGTGCGGAACCTGGACCGCGAGATCGCGTCCGTCGTCCGCAAGGCGACGCTGCGCTTTGCGGAAGGACGCACCGCCAAGTTGACGGTGACGGTGAAGTTCGTCGAAGAAGCCTTGGGCGCGCCCCGGTTCTTGCACGACCCGGTCACCGAACGCGAGTTGATCCCGGGCATGGCCGTCGGCCTGGCTTGGACGCCCGTCGGCGGGAGCATCCTGTTCATCGAGGCGGTGAAGTTCCCCGGCAAGGGGCTGATCGTGACGGGGCAGTTGGGCGACGTCATGCGAGAGTCTGTGACGGCGGCCCTGAGCTACGTCCGATCGCACGCGAACGAGCTGAAGATTTCGGACGACGTGTTCGAGAAGAACGAGATCCACGTCCATGTTCCGGAAGGTTCGACTCCGAAGGACGGGCCGAGCGCCGGCATCACGATGTTGACGGCGTTGACGTCGCTCTTCACGGGCCGGCGGGTCAAGTCACGGCTTGCGATGACGGGCGAGGTCACGCTGACGGGTCAGGTGTTGCCGATCGGTGGGGTGAAGGAGAAAGTGCTCGCCGCCCACCGTGCTGGCGTCGTGGAGCTGATCTTGCCACAGGAGAACAAGAAGGACTACGACGAAGAGGTCCCGGCCGCGATCCGCTCACAGTTGAAGGCGCACTTCGTCGAAAAGGCCTCCGACGTGCTTAAACTAGCGTTGGAACGGCTTCCCGCCCAGTCATCGAAACTCTGA
- the ftcD gene encoding glutamate formimidoyltransferase, producing the protein MSRPLVECVPNFSEGRDESVIRAIAEAVRSVDGVRLLDVDPGQATNRTVYTFVGPPEPVVEAAVRAAKAGCALIDMSKHHGEHPRFGALDVCPLVPIADITMDETVEWSKTLARRLGEEAGLSVYLYERSSVQDHRRNLADVRAGEYEGLEEKLRQPGWTPDFGPSAFQPKTGATAVGARPILVAYNVNLNTTSTRRANAVAFDIRERGRVKRHGDPLVGDVVRDENGEPIYEPGALKNVKAIGWFIEEYGVAQVSINLTDIVETPLHKVFDEACDRAQARGMRVTGSELVGLVPLSCLLEAGRFFLKKQQRSTGVSDSELIKIAVKSMGLDELGPFDPQRKVIEYAMRDAGPKRLVDMSVRRFVEETASESAAPGGGSISATMGAMGAALATMVANLSSHKRGWDDRWEEFSDAADAGKACHDTLLRLVDDDTDAFNALMEAFGLPKRTDDEKALRSAAVQSATKGAVEIPLAVMRTSLEAMAVVKAMAETGNPNSVSDAGVGALAATAAVRGAALNVKINCASIKDKGFVETALAEAAEIEAKAVALERDILATVERTMSG; encoded by the coding sequence ATGAGCCGACCCCTGGTCGAGTGCGTCCCTAACTTTTCTGAAGGCCGCGACGAATCCGTGATCCGCGCCATCGCAGAAGCCGTCCGGAGCGTCGATGGCGTCAGGCTCCTCGACGTCGACCCGGGTCAGGCGACGAACCGCACCGTCTACACGTTCGTCGGCCCGCCCGAACCCGTGGTCGAGGCCGCTGTCCGAGCGGCGAAGGCAGGGTGCGCCCTGATCGACATGTCGAAGCACCACGGCGAACACCCGAGGTTCGGGGCCCTCGACGTGTGCCCGCTCGTCCCGATCGCGGACATCACCATGGACGAAACGGTGGAGTGGTCGAAGACGCTGGCGCGGCGGCTCGGCGAGGAGGCCGGACTTTCGGTGTACCTATACGAGCGGTCCTCCGTGCAAGACCATCGGCGGAACCTTGCCGACGTCCGGGCCGGCGAGTACGAGGGATTAGAGGAAAAGCTCCGGCAACCCGGTTGGACGCCTGATTTCGGCCCGTCTGCGTTTCAACCGAAAACAGGGGCGACCGCCGTCGGCGCACGCCCGATCCTCGTGGCTTACAACGTCAATTTGAATACTACATCGACTCGACGGGCCAACGCCGTCGCGTTCGATATTCGGGAGCGGGGGCGCGTCAAACGCCACGGAGACCCTCTCGTCGGGGACGTCGTTCGTGACGAGAATGGCGAGCCGATCTACGAGCCGGGTGCCCTGAAAAACGTCAAAGCGATCGGATGGTTCATCGAGGAGTACGGCGTCGCACAGGTCTCGATCAACTTGACCGATATCGTCGAGACGCCCCTCCACAAGGTTTTCGACGAAGCCTGCGACCGGGCTCAGGCCCGTGGAATGCGCGTGACGGGCTCGGAACTCGTCGGCCTGGTACCCCTGTCCTGCCTCCTGGAGGCAGGCCGCTTTTTCCTCAAGAAGCAGCAACGGTCGACGGGCGTTTCCGACTCGGAACTGATCAAGATCGCGGTCAAGAGCATGGGCTTGGACGAACTCGGCCCGTTCGATCCGCAAAGGAAGGTCATCGAATACGCGATGCGGGACGCTGGCCCGAAGCGGCTCGTCGACATGAGCGTCAGGCGATTCGTCGAGGAGACCGCGAGCGAGTCGGCCGCTCCCGGCGGCGGTTCGATCTCAGCGACGATGGGAGCCATGGGGGCTGCCCTTGCCACGATGGTCGCCAACCTCTCTAGCCACAAGAGGGGCTGGGACGACCGCTGGGAGGAGTTTTCCGACGCCGCCGATGCGGGCAAGGCCTGCCACGACACACTGTTGCGCCTCGTCGACGACGACACCGACGCTTTCAACGCCTTGATGGAGGCGTTCGGATTGCCGAAAAGGACGGACGACGAAAAGGCGCTTCGGTCGGCGGCCGTTCAGTCCGCGACGAAGGGCGCGGTCGAGATCCCCCTTGCCGTCATGCGCACTTCGCTCGAAGCGATGGCCGTGGTGAAAGCGATGGCGGAGACAGGCAATCCGAACTCGGTCAGCGACGCCGGCGTCGGTGCCTTGGCGGCGACCGCAGCCGTCCGCGGCGCGGCCCTCAACGTCAAGATCAACTGTGCTTCGATCAAGGACAAAGGCTTCGTCGAGACGGCCCTTGCAGAAGCGGCAGAGATTGAAGCGAAGGCCGTAGCACTCGAAAGGGACATCTTGGCGACGGTCGAAAGGACCATGTCCGGATAA
- a CDS encoding RNHCP domain-containing protein has translation MKPEPHSRDRKRARHRREKDFPEAFTCRNCGLYVPCFGFGTEHRNHCPNCLCCVHLDVEPGDRDADCGALMEPIAVWVRKGGEWAVIHRCRKCGSLSSNRTASDDNPTLLMSLAVKPLAQPPFPLERLG, from the coding sequence TTGAAACCAGAACCACATTCGCGCGACCGGAAGCGGGCGCGCCATCGTCGTGAGAAGGACTTTCCGGAGGCCTTCACGTGCCGGAACTGCGGCCTTTACGTCCCTTGCTTTGGCTTCGGGACGGAGCACCGCAACCACTGTCCGAACTGCTTGTGCTGCGTCCACTTGGACGTCGAACCCGGTGACAGGGACGCCGACTGCGGCGCCTTGATGGAACCGATCGCCGTCTGGGTGCGCAAGGGAGGAGAGTGGGCCGTCATCCACCGTTGTCGGAAATGCGGTTCGCTGAGTTCGAACCGTACGGCGTCGGACGACAACCCGACCTTGCTGATGTCGCTCGCCGTCAAGCCCCTCGCCCAGCCGCCCTTCCCTCTGGAGCGGCTGGGGTGA
- a CDS encoding FAD-dependent oxidoreductase yields MEASVQTVNRQSLWLASSDRSGWPQVPPGSTFDVLIVGGGIVGFATAFFLRGSGLSVALIEGSRMLTGVTGHTTGKLTALHDLIYAHLTKAVGAKMAWDYYEANTWGIRFVRDAVSTYGIDCDLEEDFACTYAVSEEGLHAVMEEHRACQDLGIPTTLDGTCVPFDVRGGVRLDGQALYHPVKFLQGLVEEAQKGGVAFYERSRCIELREGSDLCTVKLDSGEIHAGHVVMATNYPVHDTALYVAKLSPYRSYAAAFELDGDVPEGLCISTDPVDIGSFRRASLRGKDVLIAGHGHHKVGQEPETGLCYQKLIEWARAHFPVKQVLHMWSTQDNFTPDRVPFVGRLNAKQRVLTATGFNGWGMAQGFAAARILADDLTGQENPWSELYSPGRFDWAMVPEAVKENVNVAGHLVGGLVRPAERDNLVGLAPGESVIVQLQDGHGAAHCTQSGELVIVSASCTHMGCQVTWNPAEKTWDCPCHGSRFAYDGTVVHGPATKPLERMGP; encoded by the coding sequence ATGGAAGCGTCCGTCCAGACCGTCAACCGTCAGTCGCTGTGGCTGGCCTCGTCAGACCGCTCTGGATGGCCGCAAGTGCCCCCGGGATCGACGTTCGACGTCCTGATCGTGGGAGGCGGGATCGTGGGCTTCGCGACGGCGTTCTTTTTGCGCGGGAGCGGGCTGAGCGTGGCCCTGATCGAGGGCAGCCGGATGTTGACGGGCGTCACGGGTCACACCACCGGCAAGCTCACGGCGCTCCACGACCTGATCTACGCCCACTTGACCAAAGCGGTCGGTGCGAAAATGGCGTGGGACTACTACGAGGCGAACACTTGGGGCATCCGGTTCGTCCGTGACGCCGTCTCCACGTACGGCATCGATTGCGACCTGGAGGAAGACTTCGCCTGCACGTACGCGGTTTCTGAAGAAGGGCTCCATGCGGTCATGGAGGAGCACAGGGCGTGTCAAGACTTGGGCATTCCGACGACCCTCGACGGGACGTGCGTCCCGTTCGACGTCCGGGGCGGCGTCCGCCTGGACGGCCAAGCCCTTTACCATCCGGTGAAATTCTTGCAAGGCCTCGTCGAAGAGGCGCAGAAAGGCGGTGTGGCGTTCTACGAGCGTTCGCGTTGCATCGAGCTCAGAGAGGGGAGCGACCTGTGCACGGTCAAGTTGGACAGCGGCGAGATCCATGCCGGCCACGTCGTGATGGCGACCAACTATCCGGTCCACGACACGGCCCTTTACGTGGCGAAGCTGTCCCCTTATCGTTCGTATGCGGCAGCGTTCGAACTGGACGGTGACGTCCCAGAGGGCCTGTGCATTTCCACCGATCCCGTGGACATCGGCTCCTTCCGGCGCGCGTCCCTAAGGGGCAAGGACGTCTTGATCGCCGGGCACGGCCACCATAAGGTGGGACAGGAACCGGAGACAGGGCTCTGCTATCAGAAGCTCATCGAGTGGGCACGGGCGCACTTTCCTGTCAAACAGGTGCTCCACATGTGGTCGACTCAAGACAACTTCACGCCCGACAGGGTGCCGTTCGTCGGCAGGCTCAACGCGAAACAGCGGGTCTTGACCGCGACCGGCTTCAACGGGTGGGGCATGGCCCAAGGCTTCGCCGCCGCGCGCATCCTTGCCGACGACTTGACCGGACAGGAGAACCCTTGGTCGGAGCTCTACTCACCGGGCCGGTTCGATTGGGCGATGGTGCCGGAAGCGGTCAAGGAGAACGTCAACGTCGCCGGGCACCTGGTCGGCGGGCTCGTCCGCCCCGCGGAGCGGGACAACCTCGTCGGGCTCGCTCCCGGAGAATCGGTGATCGTTCAACTCCAGGACGGCCATGGTGCCGCCCACTGCACCCAGTCGGGAGAGCTGGTGATCGTGTCCGCATCGTGCACCCACATGGGGTGCCAAGTGACCTGGAACCCGGCCGAAAAGACATGGGACTGCCCGTGTCACGGGTCACGGTTCGCCTACGACGGCACCGTCGTCCATGGTCCGGCCACCAAGCCGTTGGAACGCATGGGGCCATGA